In Helianthus annuus cultivar XRQ/B chromosome 8, HanXRQr2.0-SUNRISE, whole genome shotgun sequence, a single genomic region encodes these proteins:
- the LOC110870625 gene encoding uncharacterized protein LOC110870625: MEVRQIIKDNNLTFCAILETHVDVTKLDKVCRAVFRNWEWTSNGGLCDKGTRIIIGWNPSVVDVMVLAQTAQVVHVQIVFKKDKRMLFCSIVYAANYYVSVQDLWHHLSMHKSFVDDKPWAILGDFNSALNLEDKSLGASTISADLYAIFQPCRLSDHCPCVLRIPDAGKARLKAFNFSNFLVHKPEFLDTVKTIWDTSVNGVYQFQVAKKMRLLKHPLRLLLFKQGNLNKKVEDLRQKLDVAQQEIDRQPLCEELRIEEVNLTCDFQQACLDEERFLKQKSKVDWLRAGDSNTAFFHVSLKNRNHRSRIDVIMDTNGISYDSQNVPKAFVQHYENFLGCVGDTSLSPSPELFSNVLNPDIAGNMTRLVTVDEVKKAMFAIGSDKAPGPDGYSSAFFKSAWPIIGQDVSNAIIDFFNTGKLLRELNHTLIVLVPKKSTPSVVTDYRPIACFCICSGKEDIGQYSSYQRAYAQLS, translated from the exons ATGGAGGTTCGTCAGATAATTAAGGATAATAATCTTACTTTCTGTGCTATTTTAGAGACTCATGTTGATGTAACTAAGCTTGATAAAGTTTGTCGAGCAGTTTTCCGTAATTGGGAGTGGACGTCTAATGGGGGGCTTTGTGATAAGGGTACTAGGATCATAATTGGATGGAATCCCTCTGTGGTTGATGTTATGGTTCTAGCTCAAACTGCCCAAGTTGTGCATGTTCAGATTGTTTTTAAGAAGGATAAGCGAATGTTATTTTGTTCTATTGTTTATGCAGCCAACTACTATGTTTCTGTTCAGGATTTGTGGCATCATCTTTCTATGCATAAAAGCTTTGTTGATGATAAACCTTGGGCTATCTTGGGTGACTTCAATTCAGCATTGAACTTGGAAGATAAATCTTTGGGAGCATCGACAATATCAGCAG ATTTGTATGCTATTTTTCAACCATGTCGGCTGTCAGATCATTGTCCGTGCGTGTTAAGGATTCCAGATGCTGGAAAAGCTAGACTCAAGGCATTTAACTTCTCTAACTTCTTGGTTCATAAGCCGGAATTCCTAGATACTGTGAAAACTATATGGGATACTAGTGTAAATGGGGTTTACCAGTTTCAAGTTGCCAAGAAGATGAGGTTGCTGAAACATCCGCTTCGGTTGCTGCTATTTAAACAAGGTAACCTAAACAAAAAAGTAGAGGACCTCCGTCAGAAGCTTGATGTTGCCCAACAGGAAATAGATCGGCAGCCGTTGTGTGAGGAGTTAAGAATCGAGGAAGTAAATCTTACCTGTGATTTCCAACAGGCATGTTTGGATGAAGAACGGTTCttaaaacaaaaatcaaaggtGGACTGGCTGAGAGCAGGTGATTCAAATACTGCTTTTTTCCATGTGTCTTTAAAAAATAGAAACCATAGAAGCCGTATAGATGTGATTATGGATACTAATGGGATTTCCTACGATAGCCAAAATGTTCCTAAAGCTTTTGTTCAGCATTATGAGAATTTTCTTGGTTGTGTTGGGGATACTTCTCTGTCGCCTTCTCCTGAGCTTTTTTCGAATGTTCTAAATCCCGACATAGCTGGTAACATGACTCGGCTGGTCACGGTTGATGAGGTTAAAAAAGCCATGTTTGCGATTGGAAGTGATAAAGCGCCAGGTCCTGATGGTTATTCTTCTGCGTTTTTCAAGAGTGCCTGGCCTATCATTGGTCAGGATGTTTCGAATGCTATTATTGACTTCTTTAATACGGGGAAGTTACTTCGGGAGCTAAACCATACACTTATAGTTCTTGTGCCGAAGAAGTCTACCCCCTCTGTTGTTACGGATTATAGGCCCATTGCTTGCT TCTGCATTTGTTCCGGGAAGGAAGATATCGGACAATATTCTTCTTACCAAAGAGCTTATGCACAATTATCATAG